A genomic window from Fibrobacterota bacterium includes:
- the thiC gene encoding phosphomethylpyrimidine synthase ThiC: MSEDAIRRVYREGNHGIRVPMKEVSLQQTREPSGTMRSNDPVLLYDVAGPWGDPTYEGTVDTGLPGVRMPWIKGRGDVEVVTPRDRAPRDDGYDTEAERQAARDAGKLREFPRGTREVLKAKPGKAVTQIAYARAGIVTPEMEFVAIRENQGLEALFEKMGPDVARDSLLFQHGGRSFGANLPRKITPEFVRDEIARGRAILPANINHPEAEPMIIGRNFLTKINANIGNSAVSSGIEEEVEKMRWGTKWGADTVMDLSTGKHIHATREWILRNSPVPIGTVPIYQALEKVGGKAEDLTWELYRDTLIEQCEQGVDYFTIHAGVLLRYIPLTARRMTGIVSRGGSILAKWCLAHHKENFLYTNFREICEILRAYDVAFSLGDGLRPGSNADANDAAQFGELETLGELTKIAWERDCQVMIEGPGHVPMHLIKENMDRQLESCGEAPFYTLGPLVTDIAPGYDHITSGIGAAMIGWFGCAMLCYVTPKEHLGLPDKEDVRVGVVTYKLAAHAGDLAKGHPGAQYRDNALSKARFEFRWRDQFNLGLDPERAKEYHDETLPAEGAKLAHFCSMCGPHFCAMKITEDVRKYAEEKGVEDTQAFFEGMKEMSDTFVKTGAEVYLGDSKEFDHRSLT; the protein is encoded by the coding sequence ATGTCCGAAGACGCCATCCGCCGCGTATACCGTGAAGGAAACCACGGGATCCGCGTGCCCATGAAGGAAGTCTCGCTCCAACAGACCCGCGAACCCAGCGGAACCATGCGCTCGAACGATCCGGTCCTGCTGTACGATGTGGCCGGTCCATGGGGAGATCCCACTTACGAAGGCACGGTGGACACGGGGCTCCCCGGTGTGCGCATGCCGTGGATCAAAGGCCGTGGCGATGTGGAAGTGGTCACGCCTCGCGATCGCGCTCCCCGCGACGATGGCTACGACACCGAAGCGGAACGCCAGGCGGCGCGCGATGCGGGCAAGCTCCGCGAGTTCCCGCGTGGAACACGGGAGGTGCTCAAGGCCAAGCCTGGCAAAGCCGTGACCCAGATCGCCTACGCCCGCGCAGGAATTGTCACGCCGGAGATGGAATTCGTGGCCATCCGCGAAAATCAAGGGCTGGAGGCGCTGTTCGAGAAGATGGGCCCGGATGTGGCCCGCGATTCCTTGCTGTTCCAGCATGGCGGACGATCCTTCGGGGCGAACCTTCCCCGCAAGATCACACCGGAATTTGTCCGCGACGAGATCGCTCGCGGCAGGGCCATCCTGCCGGCCAACATCAACCACCCCGAAGCCGAGCCGATGATCATCGGGCGGAACTTCCTGACCAAGATCAACGCGAACATCGGCAATTCCGCCGTGTCCAGCGGCATCGAAGAAGAAGTGGAAAAGATGCGCTGGGGCACCAAGTGGGGCGCCGACACCGTGATGGATCTCTCCACCGGCAAGCACATCCACGCCACGCGCGAATGGATCCTGCGCAACAGCCCCGTACCTATCGGGACCGTGCCCATCTACCAGGCGCTGGAAAAGGTGGGCGGCAAAGCGGAAGATCTGACCTGGGAGCTCTATCGCGACACCCTGATCGAGCAATGCGAGCAGGGCGTGGACTACTTCACGATCCACGCGGGCGTGCTGTTGCGCTACATCCCGCTGACCGCCCGTCGCATGACGGGAATTGTCAGTCGCGGCGGCTCCATCCTGGCCAAGTGGTGCCTGGCCCACCACAAGGAGAACTTCCTCTACACGAACTTCCGCGAGATCTGCGAGATCCTGCGCGCCTACGACGTGGCCTTCAGCCTGGGCGACGGATTGCGTCCGGGCTCCAACGCCGACGCCAACGACGCGGCGCAGTTCGGCGAGCTGGAGACGCTGGGAGAACTGACCAAGATCGCCTGGGAACGCGATTGCCAGGTCATGATCGAAGGCCCCGGCCACGTGCCCATGCACCTGATCAAGGAGAACATGGACCGCCAGCTGGAAAGCTGCGGCGAGGCCCCCTTCTACACGCTGGGGCCGCTTGTGACAGACATTGCCCCCGGATACGACCACATCACCTCGGGCATCGGTGCGGCCATGATCGGCTGGTTCGGATGCGCCATGCTCTGCTACGTGACTCCCAAGGAACACTTGGGTTTGCCGGACAAGGAAGACGTGCGCGTGGGTGTGGTGACCTACAAGCTCGCCGCGCACGCGGGTGACCTCGCCAAGGGACATCCCGGCGCTCAGTACCGCGACAACGCCCTGTCCAAGGCTCGCTTCGAGTTCCGCTGGCGCGACCAGTTCAACCTTGGGTTGGACCCGGAGCGCGCCAAGGAATACCACGACGAAACCCTACCTGCCGAAGGCGCCAAGCTCGCGCACTTTTGTTCCATGTGCGGTCCGCACTTTTGCGCCATGAAGATCACGGAAGACGTGCGCAAGTACGCGGAGGAGAAGGGCGTGGAAGACACCCAAGCCTTCTTTGAAGGCATGAAGGAAATGAGCGACACCTTCGTGAAGACCGGCGCGGAAGTCTACCTGGGCGACTCCAAAGAATTCGACCACCGCAGCTTGACCTGA
- a CDS encoding LacI family DNA-binding transcriptional regulator, with product MRTKVTLKELALKAGLATSTASMALRNSPELSRSTCLRVQELAKELDYTPNAAATKLATGKSGMIGLMYTRHGSAFNARILEALDAWSYQDGRYFNSLMTYSTRNRAEVLERFMHQILQGRLVDGLILASQVPSSTYIREYQARRLPLVLLENFSDKAHSVYLDNVAGVQAAVKYLVESGRRKIALVCGRLTPLPGVDPSRVSKDRFQAYRQAMESFGLAVPTKSIVEITYHEPQEGREALDQLMSRYPEMDAIFCSAGDNVAAGIHAQAQQRGLRMPDDIALVGFDDQPIAELLHPALTTVRQPFHLMAGKAWEILLAAMDQPDMELRSEMIAPELVIRQTA from the coding sequence GTGCGAACCAAGGTGACCCTGAAAGAACTGGCCCTGAAGGCAGGATTGGCAACATCCACCGCCTCCATGGCCTTGCGGAACAGTCCCGAACTGAGCCGGAGCACGTGTTTACGCGTGCAGGAATTGGCCAAGGAGTTGGACTACACTCCCAACGCCGCCGCCACCAAGCTGGCCACGGGCAAATCCGGCATGATCGGGCTCATGTACACCCGTCATGGCTCCGCGTTCAATGCCCGTATCCTGGAAGCCTTGGATGCCTGGTCTTACCAGGATGGCCGGTACTTCAACAGCCTCATGACCTACTCCACCCGCAACCGGGCGGAAGTGTTGGAACGGTTCATGCACCAGATCCTGCAAGGTCGCTTGGTGGATGGTCTGATCTTGGCCAGTCAGGTTCCGAGTTCCACCTACATCCGCGAGTACCAGGCTCGACGTCTGCCGTTGGTTTTGCTGGAGAATTTCTCCGACAAGGCCCATAGCGTCTACTTGGACAACGTCGCCGGTGTACAGGCGGCCGTCAAGTATCTGGTGGAAAGCGGGCGACGGAAAATCGCCTTGGTTTGCGGTCGGCTCACCCCCTTGCCGGGTGTGGATCCCTCCAGAGTGTCCAAGGACCGCTTTCAGGCCTATCGCCAGGCCATGGAGTCGTTCGGGCTTGCCGTGCCCACCAAATCCATCGTGGAAATCACCTACCACGAGCCCCAGGAGGGCAGGGAAGCGTTGGACCAACTGATGTCGCGTTACCCGGAAATGGACGCGATCTTCTGCTCGGCTGGCGACAACGTGGCGGCGGGCATCCACGCCCAAGCCCAGCAACGCGGATTGCGCATGCCCGACGACATCGCTTTGGTTGGTTTTGATGACCAACCGATTGCCGAATTGCTGCACCCTGCCCTGACCACCGTCCGTCAGCCCTTCCATCTGATGGCGGGCAAGGCCTGGGAAATTCTGTTGGCGGCCATGGATCAGCCGGACATGGAATTGCGAAGCGAGATGATCGCTCCAGAATTGGTGATTCGCCAGACGGCTTGA
- a CDS encoding sporulation protein, with translation MSVAETLDTVLDKVRSLVQAESVVGKPISAPDGTIIVPVCRVTVGFGGGGGSQNGKESVGTGAGAVVTPVAFLVLRPDRTDLIPLDRDSWQFGKLMDFVPDLVEKFRKKPAAEKTPE, from the coding sequence ATGAGCGTCGCAGAGACCCTCGATACCGTCCTCGACAAAGTCCGCAGCCTCGTCCAAGCCGAGTCTGTCGTTGGCAAGCCCATTTCCGCACCGGACGGTACGATCATCGTTCCTGTCTGCCGTGTGACGGTGGGGTTCGGTGGCGGCGGTGGATCCCAGAATGGGAAAGAATCGGTCGGGACTGGCGCTGGAGCGGTGGTCACTCCCGTCGCGTTTCTCGTCTTGCGGCCAGATCGCACCGATCTCATTCCGTTGGATCGCGATTCCTGGCAGTTCGGGAAGTTGATGGACTTCGTTCCGGACCTTGTGGAGAAATTCCGCAAAAAGCCTGCGGCGGAGAAGACTCCCGAGTGA
- a CDS encoding peptidoglycan DD-metalloendopeptidase family protein, which translates to MRYAAILLGLATAVGASGLSDLEERIREQKQELTQMRAELEEGRRKLKELGDRAKNEEEGLQQVEANLQLGAKILQRLDSTENLYKDLVSKSESEVKSTTSQWRERRALLAGRIRQMYEKGRPDPVTAMVSSSEGGWARVVADFRAVARADRNLMDLVKARQTVATRELTAHKKRVAGLEEIAEQKKKDVAQLETERDSKAGSLAELREVEERERTRLANLEAAQKVLTQLLTDLERRREKLKDERRKAEEEARRLAEEHRAAEERRKKEAAKRKKEGKPPPPPIKEAPKPLPPPPEDKALAGPPPARKGLCWPVQGAVLSKFGLEKNAILGTVTRNLGIEIAGKAGQSVVSAAGGRVAAITQLPGRGTTVILEHPGGYFSVYGQLSKTRVKDGEAVSACAEVGTLAPDNPPRVYFEYRHNLKAEDPQEWLTR; encoded by the coding sequence ATGCGGTACGCCGCGATCCTTCTTGGCTTGGCGACCGCGGTCGGGGCTTCCGGGTTGTCGGATCTGGAAGAGCGCATCCGGGAACAGAAGCAGGAATTGACCCAGATGCGCGCCGAACTGGAAGAGGGGCGGCGCAAGCTCAAGGAGCTCGGCGACCGGGCGAAAAACGAGGAAGAAGGCCTGCAGCAGGTGGAAGCCAACCTCCAACTCGGTGCCAAAATCCTTCAGCGTTTGGATTCCACGGAAAATCTCTACAAGGATTTGGTGTCCAAGTCCGAATCGGAAGTCAAGTCCACAACCTCCCAATGGCGGGAGAGACGGGCCCTGTTGGCCGGCCGGATCCGCCAGATGTACGAGAAGGGGCGTCCCGATCCCGTCACAGCGATGGTTTCCAGTTCCGAAGGCGGCTGGGCACGGGTGGTGGCGGATTTTCGCGCGGTGGCGCGTGCCGACCGCAATCTGATGGATCTGGTCAAGGCTCGCCAAACCGTGGCGACGCGCGAGTTGACCGCACACAAAAAGCGTGTGGCGGGTCTGGAGGAGATCGCCGAACAAAAGAAGAAGGATGTCGCCCAGCTGGAAACCGAACGCGATTCCAAAGCCGGCTCCTTGGCCGAGTTGCGTGAAGTGGAAGAACGTGAGCGCACGAGGTTGGCCAACCTGGAGGCCGCCCAGAAGGTGCTGACCCAGCTTTTGACGGATCTGGAGCGCCGTCGCGAAAAACTGAAGGATGAGCGTCGCAAGGCGGAAGAAGAGGCGCGTCGGCTGGCGGAAGAGCACAGGGCGGCCGAGGAACGCCGCAAAAAGGAGGCGGCCAAGCGCAAAAAGGAAGGCAAACCTCCACCGCCTCCCATCAAGGAAGCTCCCAAGCCGTTGCCGCCGCCGCCGGAAGACAAGGCATTGGCGGGGCCGCCGCCTGCGCGCAAGGGCTTGTGTTGGCCGGTCCAAGGCGCGGTTTTATCGAAATTCGGTTTGGAAAAGAACGCCATTCTGGGGACGGTGACCAGGAATTTGGGCATCGAGATCGCCGGAAAAGCCGGTCAATCGGTGGTTTCGGCGGCTGGTGGTCGGGTGGCGGCGATCACCCAACTGCCCGGAAGAGGTACAACCGTGATCCTTGAGCATCCGGGGGGCTATTTTTCCGTCTATGGCCAATTGTCGAAGACTCGCGTCAAGGATGGGGAAGCCGTGTCGGCGTGCGCCGAGGTGGGTACCCTCGCGCCGGACAACCCTCCACGCGTGTATTTCGAATACCGCCACAACTTGAAGGCCGAGGATCCGCAGGAATGGCTGACACGATGA
- the recJ gene encoding single-stranded-DNA-specific exonuclease RecJ: MHESQIPRALTALLSHRGVEDPETIRRKLSWDPGDLRKELLPSDEILGFSKAVQVLLGAKERGETVVVHGDYDVDGMTGTAILWMCLRRAGLRAGWTLPRRDGEGYGLSDASLERCRTGGDVVGLPEGADPCARWVVSVDTGITAGPQVARARERGLGVIITDHHLAGEGFPTEAEVVLDPYQEGCGYQNKGLCGAALAWKLGRALLEATGADRESDPFRLLQLVALGTLADMVPLTMENSALVRLGLLELRERPLHGISELLRNAQIAPDSVPRGQDLVFRVTPRLNSAGRLRQGEVAVRLLLAASPEEAGKWMTELEDLNHKRQQLDQRITAEAFEQVEHMLAPDGTPPPAFVLSGESWHEGVSGIVSQRVAERWSRPTFVLAPDPGQPNEWRGSGRSVPGIDLHVALSRCADLLEKWGGHAQAAGLSLRRDCAAEFRERFVESVQQSSDPANVAGPAGECQADLHEMDATLLGWLERLEPWGAANPAPVFWTDSVSIVAMSRVGDGKHLRITVKQGGHQVDGIAFNLGHLAAKLQIGSTIRLAYQVEWNEFRGRRSVQLRIKEIR; this comes from the coding sequence ATGCATGAGTCGCAGATCCCGAGGGCGCTGACGGCCCTCCTTTCGCACCGTGGCGTGGAAGACCCCGAGACCATCCGTCGGAAATTGTCATGGGATCCCGGGGACCTCCGCAAGGAATTGCTGCCTTCCGACGAAATCCTCGGTTTTTCCAAGGCCGTGCAGGTGCTTCTGGGCGCGAAGGAACGCGGCGAGACCGTGGTGGTCCATGGCGACTACGACGTGGACGGCATGACCGGCACCGCGATCCTGTGGATGTGCTTGCGTCGCGCAGGCCTGCGGGCCGGCTGGACATTGCCCCGGCGCGATGGGGAAGGCTATGGCCTGTCCGATGCGTCGCTGGAGCGATGCCGGACCGGTGGCGACGTGGTCGGCCTTCCCGAGGGCGCGGATCCCTGTGCGCGGTGGGTGGTGTCGGTGGATACCGGCATCACGGCCGGGCCACAGGTCGCACGTGCTCGCGAGCGCGGACTGGGTGTGATCATCACCGATCACCATCTGGCCGGAGAAGGCTTCCCCACCGAGGCCGAAGTGGTCCTGGACCCCTACCAGGAAGGCTGCGGGTACCAGAACAAGGGACTTTGCGGGGCGGCTCTGGCCTGGAAACTCGGGCGCGCGCTGCTGGAAGCCACAGGTGCCGATCGCGAATCCGATCCCTTCCGGCTGTTGCAGCTGGTGGCCTTGGGAACGCTTGCGGACATGGTTCCCCTGACCATGGAAAATTCCGCGCTGGTGCGGCTGGGCTTGCTGGAATTGCGCGAACGTCCCTTGCACGGCATATCGGAGCTCCTGCGCAACGCCCAGATCGCTCCCGACTCGGTTCCTCGTGGACAAGATCTGGTCTTCCGGGTCACTCCCCGGCTCAACAGCGCGGGGCGTCTGCGGCAGGGCGAAGTGGCGGTGCGGTTGCTTTTGGCGGCGTCCCCGGAAGAAGCCGGCAAGTGGATGACAGAACTGGAAGACCTCAACCACAAACGCCAGCAACTGGACCAGCGCATCACGGCCGAAGCTTTCGAGCAGGTGGAACACATGCTGGCGCCGGACGGCACGCCGCCGCCGGCTTTCGTGCTTTCCGGCGAAAGCTGGCACGAAGGGGTGTCGGGAATTGTCTCCCAACGCGTAGCGGAGCGTTGGAGCCGGCCCACGTTCGTCCTTGCGCCCGATCCCGGACAACCCAACGAATGGCGCGGTTCCGGCCGATCGGTACCCGGCATCGATCTGCACGTCGCGCTCTCGCGCTGTGCGGATCTGCTGGAAAAGTGGGGCGGACATGCGCAGGCGGCGGGCTTGTCCCTGCGTCGGGATTGCGCAGCCGAGTTTCGCGAGCGCTTCGTGGAATCGGTTCAGCAAAGCAGCGATCCCGCCAACGTGGCGGGGCCGGCGGGCGAATGCCAGGCGGATCTCCACGAGATGGACGCCACCCTGCTGGGGTGGCTGGAGAGGCTGGAGCCCTGGGGCGCGGCCAATCCCGCTCCGGTGTTCTGGACGGATTCCGTCAGCATCGTGGCGATGAGCCGGGTGGGGGATGGAAAGCACCTGCGGATCACCGTCAAGCAGGGCGGCCACCAGGTGGACGGCATCGCTTTCAATTTGGGACATCTGGCCGCCAAGCTCCAGATCGGCTCCACGATCCGGCTTGCCTACCAGGTGGAATGGAACGAGTTTAGAGGACGTCGCAGCGTGCAGCTGCGCATCAAGGAGATCCGATGA
- the argH gene encoding argininosuccinate lyase — translation MTTTQSALWAGRFDAGMSEALRAISFSLHFDQKLLAYDVRGSQAHARSLGRLGVLSEAEVLSIVEGLEGILADIVAGADLYLPSDEDVHMAVERILTDRIGSAGRKLHTGRSRNDQVATAFRLYVRDQARKAHAGLVALQETVLSIAVEHRATIMAGYTHMQQAQPVTLGHYLLSLFFALERDRRRFCEARDRAGKNPLGSGALAGSAFPVDRHKVALELGFSGVTENSIDAVSHRDWVLEYLGACAILGTTLSRYAEDFVTWSAAEFGYVTFSDQYTTGSSMMPNKKNPDGFELARGKSGRLVGNLTSLMVATKGAPLTYSRDLQEDKEPVFDSAQTVEVLLGIFRGALQDATWHPDRMLARLTDLLLATDLADLLVEAGIPFRDAHHVVGTLVGEATRAGKGMLQLPDASWQAVPDGLSLRAKLSFAASLDRRNIEGGTGPVSVERQLAQAAEYLAQGIQLQTELDRGGF, via the coding sequence ATGACGACGACGCAATCCGCACTCTGGGCCGGACGATTCGACGCCGGCATGAGCGAGGCTCTGCGAGCCATTTCCTTCTCGCTGCACTTCGACCAGAAGCTGTTGGCCTACGATGTGCGCGGCTCCCAGGCGCACGCCCGGTCGTTGGGACGGCTGGGTGTCTTGTCGGAAGCGGAAGTGTTGTCCATCGTGGAAGGGTTGGAAGGCATTCTCGCCGACATCGTGGCGGGTGCCGACCTGTATCTGCCCTCCGACGAAGACGTCCACATGGCCGTGGAACGGATCCTGACCGACCGCATCGGGTCGGCGGGCCGCAAGCTCCACACCGGCCGTTCCCGAAACGACCAGGTCGCCACCGCTTTCCGGCTGTACGTGCGCGACCAGGCGCGCAAGGCCCACGCTGGCTTGGTTGCTTTGCAGGAAACCGTGCTGTCCATCGCCGTGGAGCACCGCGCGACGATCATGGCCGGCTACACCCACATGCAGCAGGCGCAGCCGGTCACCTTGGGCCACTACCTGTTGTCCCTGTTCTTCGCATTGGAGCGCGATCGTCGTCGTTTCTGCGAGGCCCGCGACCGTGCCGGCAAAAACCCGTTGGGTTCCGGCGCCTTGGCAGGCTCCGCCTTTCCGGTGGATCGCCACAAGGTGGCCTTGGAACTGGGCTTTTCCGGCGTGACGGAAAACTCCATCGACGCGGTGAGCCATCGCGACTGGGTGCTGGAATACCTCGGTGCCTGCGCGATCCTGGGAACCACGCTCAGCCGCTACGCGGAGGATTTCGTGACGTGGTCCGCCGCGGAATTCGGCTATGTGACATTTTCCGACCAGTACACCACGGGCAGTTCCATGATGCCCAACAAGAAGAATCCAGACGGATTCGAACTCGCCCGCGGGAAGTCGGGTCGGCTGGTGGGGAATCTCACTTCCCTCATGGTGGCCACCAAGGGCGCGCCATTGACCTACAGCCGCGATCTCCAGGAAGACAAGGAGCCGGTGTTCGATTCGGCCCAGACGGTGGAAGTGCTTCTGGGCATCTTCCGCGGCGCCTTGCAGGACGCCACCTGGCATCCGGATCGCATGCTCGCGCGCCTCACGGATCTGCTTCTGGCCACGGACCTGGCGGACCTCCTGGTGGAAGCCGGAATTCCCTTCCGCGACGCCCACCACGTGGTGGGAACGCTCGTGGGCGAGGCGACCCGCGCGGGCAAGGGGATGCTGCAGCTCCCGGATGCATCTTGGCAGGCGGTTCCGGACGGCCTTTCTTTGCGCGCCAAGCTCAGCTTCGCCGCGAGCCTGGATCGGCGCAACATCGAAGGCGGCACGGGTCCGGTCTCGGTGGAGCGCCAGTTGGCGCAAGCCGCCGAATACCTCGCGCAGGGCATTCAACTTCAGACAGAACTTGACAGAGGGGGTTTCTGA
- a CDS encoding acetyl-CoA carboxylase carboxyltransferase subunit beta: MEWFHHQKSGIESAVRRDTPGDLWVKCENCKEIVYKSDWEQTLAVCPACGHHHRFAAREYAALLLDEGTFVEEDATIAPADPLKFSAKKKYRDSVASAQKATGEKSAVLSGTGAMDGRAVSLAVMDFRFLGGSMGSAEGEKIARALLRGLERRIPAIVVSASGGARMHEGTLSLMQMAKTSSIIGRMREAGVPYISVLTNPTTGGVTASFAMLGDAIIAEPGALIGFAGERVIRETIRQALPDGFQRAEFLLKHGFLDDVVARKDLKSWISRFIALLTDSVP; the protein is encoded by the coding sequence ATGGAATGGTTCCACCACCAGAAGTCGGGGATCGAATCCGCCGTCCGGCGCGACACCCCGGGTGATCTTTGGGTCAAGTGCGAGAACTGCAAGGAGATCGTCTACAAGAGCGATTGGGAGCAGACCCTCGCGGTGTGCCCGGCCTGCGGCCACCACCATCGCTTTGCCGCCCGCGAATACGCGGCGCTTTTGCTGGACGAAGGCACGTTCGTGGAAGAGGACGCCACGATCGCTCCCGCCGATCCGCTGAAGTTCTCCGCCAAGAAGAAATACCGCGACAGCGTGGCTTCCGCGCAAAAGGCCACCGGCGAAAAGTCGGCGGTCCTCTCCGGAACCGGTGCGATGGACGGCCGGGCCGTTTCGCTGGCCGTCATGGACTTCCGGTTCCTGGGCGGCTCCATGGGGTCGGCCGAAGGCGAAAAGATCGCCCGCGCCCTGCTGCGCGGCTTGGAGCGCCGGATCCCGGCCATCGTGGTCTCCGCTTCCGGCGGCGCCCGCATGCACGAGGGCACGTTGTCCCTGATGCAGATGGCCAAGACCTCCTCCATCATCGGGCGCATGCGCGAGGCGGGCGTTCCGTACATCTCGGTTCTGACCAACCCCACCACCGGCGGCGTGACCGCGAGTTTCGCCATGTTGGGCGACGCCATCATCGCCGAACCCGGCGCCCTGATCGGATTCGCCGGCGAGCGCGTGATCCGCGAAACCATCCGCCAAGCCCTACCCGACGGCTTCCAGCGCGCGGAATTCCTGCTCAAGCATGGATTCCTGGACGACGTGGTGGCTCGCAAGGACCTCAAGTCCTGGATCTCCCGCTTCATCGCGTTGTTGACGGATTCCGTCCCCTGA
- a CDS encoding bifunctional folylpolyglutamate synthase/dihydrofolate synthase: MLDRLGNPQVDLRGVHVAGTNGKGSTCRMLHRLLSRAGLTTGLFTSPHLVCVRERFVIGEEAISETEFVEIVDQVHPFAVDTGATYFEMLTAMGAVWFARRGVDAVVLETGLGGRLDSTTALPAQVCVVAQVGLDHCAILGDTVEKIWAEKIAIARVGKPLVTLEARPALVAALARLSRERDVEIVRPEVDSEPVPGLPSGPHQLGNFALARAAAELFLGRKMSSVELAESLHGMRWPGRWERIDGTPVVILDVGHNPDAAQALSALASDAHPVVVYGTASDKDWKSVMECLSKSAAQIHLVPLPVARGEGPLRIASLFPDAIAHGTFAEGWGSACRQARELGVPVLACGSFHLVGQAVRALTGEGRYGVWPRGIVPDPALPGMG; this comes from the coding sequence TTGCTGGATCGCCTGGGAAACCCCCAGGTGGATCTCCGTGGCGTGCATGTGGCGGGCACCAACGGCAAAGGTTCGACCTGCCGCATGCTCCACCGCCTCCTTTCTCGTGCGGGTTTGACCACGGGTCTGTTCACCAGTCCGCACCTGGTGTGCGTGCGCGAGCGGTTCGTGATCGGCGAAGAGGCGATTTCCGAGACGGAATTCGTCGAAATCGTGGACCAGGTGCATCCCTTCGCCGTGGACACCGGCGCGACCTACTTCGAGATGCTGACGGCGATGGGCGCGGTGTGGTTCGCTCGCCGGGGCGTGGATGCTGTGGTGTTGGAAACCGGCCTGGGCGGGAGATTGGACAGCACCACGGCCTTGCCTGCGCAGGTTTGCGTGGTGGCGCAGGTGGGCCTGGACCATTGCGCGATTCTGGGCGACACGGTGGAAAAGATCTGGGCAGAGAAGATCGCGATCGCTCGTGTGGGAAAACCCCTGGTCACGTTGGAAGCGCGCCCTGCTCTGGTCGCTGCCCTCGCCCGGCTGTCGCGTGAGCGCGACGTGGAAATCGTCCGCCCCGAGGTGGATTCCGAGCCTGTTCCGGGACTTCCCTCCGGTCCGCACCAGCTCGGGAATTTCGCCTTGGCCCGGGCGGCGGCCGAGCTCTTCCTGGGACGGAAAATGTCCAGTGTGGAGCTGGCCGAATCGCTCCACGGCATGCGATGGCCCGGGCGTTGGGAGAGGATCGATGGGACTCCCGTGGTGATCCTCGATGTGGGACACAATCCGGATGCGGCGCAGGCGCTTTCCGCATTGGCTTCGGATGCGCATCCAGTGGTGGTTTACGGCACCGCCTCCGACAAGGACTGGAAGTCCGTGATGGAGTGCTTGTCGAAATCCGCTGCACAGATCCATCTGGTGCCGCTGCCGGTGGCACGCGGCGAAGGTCCTTTGCGCATCGCCTCGCTCTTCCCCGATGCCATTGCCCATGGGACGTTCGCGGAAGGATGGGGATCGGCGTGTCGCCAGGCGCGGGAGCTTGGTGTTCCTGTTTTGGCGTGCGGGTCGTTTCACCTTGTGGGCCAGGCGGTGCGCGCCTTGACGGGGGAGGGGCGCTACGGGGTGTGGCCCCGCGGGATCGTGCCGGACCCGGCCTTGCCGGGGATGGGATGA
- a CDS encoding response regulator transcription factor, translating to MSIPRAYRFLIVDDHPVTRAGTRSLLERNFVGCTCEDACDLASLRQALAMAPWSLILLDHQLPDGSGMDFLREASLTHPVLMLTVCDDRRMRLEAMKAGARGFSSKSDDPVRILAAIESILAGKHSFESVPREPPSLEKPLSEREHEVLRALLDGKRLVEIAKLLDIQPTSVQSYKKRLMEKFNASTIPELVKEALRRGFR from the coding sequence TTGTCCATCCCAAGAGCGTATCGATTCCTGATCGTCGACGACCATCCCGTCACGCGAGCAGGCACCAGATCCTTGCTGGAACGAAATTTCGTCGGATGCACCTGCGAGGATGCCTGCGATTTGGCCAGCCTCAGACAAGCCCTCGCCATGGCGCCATGGAGCCTGATCCTGCTCGACCACCAGCTGCCCGACGGTTCCGGCATGGATTTCCTCCGCGAGGCGTCCTTGACACATCCCGTCCTGATGCTGACGGTCTGTGACGATCGGCGGATGCGCTTGGAAGCGATGAAGGCCGGCGCCAGGGGCTTTTCCTCGAAATCCGACGATCCCGTCCGCATCCTGGCCGCGATCGAATCCATCCTGGCGGGAAAGCACTCCTTCGAGTCCGTTCCGAGGGAACCACCCTCGCTCGAAAAGCCCTTGTCGGAACGGGAACATGAGGTGCTCCGCGCCTTGTTGGACGGAAAACGTCTCGTGGAGATCGCCAAACTCCTGGACATCCAGCCGACGTCCGTCCAGAGCTACAAGAAGCGCCTCATGGAGAAGTTCAACGCCTCCACCATCCCCGAACTGGTGAAGGAAGCGTTGCGTCGCGGATTCCGCTGA